In one Micromonospora polyrhachis genomic region, the following are encoded:
- a CDS encoding SDR family NAD(P)-dependent oxidoreductase, giving the protein MSRVLDGKVALVTGGSRGIGAAVALRLAEDGADVVFTYQHRADQAAEVVERIKAAGRRGLAVQADNVDPDGLTAVVDRVAEEFGRLDILVNNAGAFIVAPLEDLGLEEFDYTMAVNVRGPFVAAKAAVRHMTEGGRIISIGSNMAEHVPFPGFAAYSTSKTALVGLTKGLGRELGSRGITVNIVNPGPTDTDANPADGPTAETIKGFTALGRYAEPADIAAAVAFLAGEQGRYVTGASINVDGGFSI; this is encoded by the coding sequence ATGAGCAGAGTTCTTGATGGCAAGGTCGCACTGGTCACGGGTGGTAGCCGGGGCATCGGTGCGGCGGTGGCGTTGCGGCTGGCCGAGGATGGTGCCGATGTCGTATTCACCTATCAGCACCGGGCCGACCAGGCGGCAGAGGTAGTCGAGCGGATCAAGGCGGCCGGCCGCCGGGGGCTGGCGGTGCAGGCGGACAACGTCGACCCGGACGGCCTCACTGCCGTCGTGGACCGGGTGGCCGAGGAGTTCGGCCGGCTCGACATCCTGGTCAACAATGCCGGTGCCTTCATCGTGGCGCCCCTCGAAGACCTCGGTCTGGAGGAGTTCGACTACACGATGGCGGTGAACGTACGGGGGCCGTTCGTCGCGGCGAAGGCCGCGGTCCGGCACATGACCGAAGGCGGGCGGATCATCAGTATCGGCAGCAACATGGCCGAGCATGTCCCGTTCCCCGGATTCGCCGCGTACTCGACGAGCAAGACCGCCCTGGTCGGGCTCACCAAGGGACTCGGCCGTGAGCTGGGCTCGCGAGGCATCACCGTCAACATCGTCAACCCGGGTCCGACCGACACGGACGCGAACCCAGCCGACGGTCCCACCGCCGAGACGATCAAGGGCTTCACCGCCCTCGGTCGGTACGCGGAGCCGGCGGACATCGCCGCTGCGGTCGCCTTCCTCGCTGGCGAGCAGGGCCGGTACGTGACCGGCGCGTCGATCAACGTGGACGGGGGCTTCAGCATCTAG
- a CDS encoding DUF2332 domain-containing protein, which yields MTIATRYVDFAAREARGVSPTYERLSLAISHDAEILALLGTLPPAKQQPNLLFGTVRMLAGPVDDPVAFHDFTLANWSAVEAELRTRATQTNEAGRCALLLPVLAALPQPLALLEVGTSAGLCLYPDRYTYRYGEHMVGSSGPVLDCVASGITPPERLPEVVWRAGLDVNPLDVTNPKDVAWLEALIWPEHTHRRTRLLASAAIAAADPPLLVRGDLVDDLPALAAQAPPDATLVVFHSSVLYQVVPDRRVRFVEIVRGLPGHWIAIEGSDVLPYDGLPRPPEGALHNVLALDGRPLAWTRGHGESMTWFG from the coding sequence GTGACCATCGCAACGAGGTATGTCGATTTCGCCGCGCGGGAGGCGCGAGGGGTCTCCCCCACGTACGAGCGACTGTCGCTCGCCATCTCCCACGATGCGGAGATCCTGGCGCTGCTCGGCACCCTGCCACCGGCCAAACAACAGCCGAATCTGCTTTTCGGCACCGTACGGATGCTCGCCGGTCCGGTCGACGATCCGGTGGCCTTTCACGACTTCACGCTGGCGAACTGGTCGGCCGTCGAGGCGGAGCTTCGCACCCGGGCCACCCAGACCAACGAGGCTGGACGGTGTGCCCTGCTGTTGCCGGTGCTCGCCGCACTACCGCAGCCACTGGCCCTGCTGGAGGTCGGCACCTCAGCCGGTCTCTGCCTCTATCCCGACCGGTACACCTACCGCTACGGCGAGCACATGGTCGGTTCGAGCGGACCGGTCCTCGACTGCGTAGCCAGCGGAATAACGCCACCGGAACGCCTTCCCGAGGTGGTGTGGCGGGCTGGCCTGGACGTGAACCCGCTCGACGTCACGAATCCCAAGGATGTCGCATGGCTGGAAGCGCTCATCTGGCCCGAGCACACCCATCGCCGGACCCGACTGCTTGCCTCAGCTGCGATCGCCGCAGCGGATCCACCGCTACTCGTCCGCGGTGACCTGGTGGACGACCTCCCGGCCCTGGCCGCCCAGGCACCGCCCGACGCGACGCTGGTGGTATTCCACAGCTCCGTGCTCTATCAGGTGGTGCCCGACCGTCGGGTCCGGTTCGTCGAGATCGTACGGGGACTGCCCGGTCACTGGATCGCCATCGAGGGCTCGGACGTGCTGCCCTACGACGGACTACCGCGCCCACCGGAGGGGGCGCTGCACAACGTACTGGCGCTGGACGGTAGACCGTTGGCCTGGACCCGGGGGCACGGAGAGTCGATGACGTGGTTCGGGTGA